The Magnolia sinica isolate HGM2019 chromosome 3, MsV1, whole genome shotgun sequence genome includes the window aaattatgggatatcacaaaaatcagctgtatacagaactcaggtgggccataccatctaaaatcatgtgaatacaccgttaaaacatataaaagcacttggtggggcccacttgaaatttacatgcgtttgaaacttggtctgaaccctcatccaagtgggacacacataatggatgggctggatttgcaaaccacatctcgatgggcccaaaaaatggttatgaatgttttaatggtgcacggcccctctccacttctgtatgtggtgtggcacacacaagtcacggattgacttgatttttgagatctaggcccacgatggaatggtgcatctgactgatagggtagaGGTTCGAAACGCatcgcggtggggcccacacagctcgacctcatgggacgggcttgtgaggtcgagcgcatagtaccttttcccacacacacacacacatatatatatatatatatatatatcttaattaatatattatattttagatcgtatatgatatatataaaaaaagacgcCCATATAAAAACTAGAAAGAAAATGCTCCACTCCAATAATTGAACTCTAACTTAGTTTGAAAGCtcaagcttgaacttggctcgagttGACCTGAGCTGCCGACCGAATTCAGCCCCGCGTTGGTGGCTCAAAGACTCAGCCCAGCCGAACTCAAGCTGGTATAGGTTGCTGGCCTAACCGGGCGGAGCTGTGCAAGCTTGACTCAGTTCAGCTCTAAAATAACCGTCCTGTAACTCAGTGGAGGGACCGAGTCCTAACAACTGAACGATTTGGACACATGTAGACCATtgatttagtgggacccactgtcaacCCACCACTGAAACCCCAGCTGAGACATCCTAATCATCTTATATTTGGCATTCTTTCTCTGTTGACGTGGAGTGCTACTGAACTTTTTTCTTAGCCTTCTATTTGGAAGCTgctgattgaagggttaggatatGTTTCATCAGGGACTATTTTCTTGGCGTGGTCCACCTACACTTTGgatcatcagatcaacagttttaGATCCACATTCTTCAGGAGACCATACAATGGTGCCTGAGGACATGGAAAGTCCATTCACCAGGTGGGCCTGGTGAGGAACACTACAAAACGTCATTAGAGCAGGAAATCCTACTGCTGCCCACCTGGCCTGCACTGTGGGACGGCTCCAATCCGTCTTGTATCTCGACCTCACACGACCATGTCTACCGATCAGGACCGTTGAATCTGGTGAGCGcacacagatgggccacacccaaaaccCGATTGATAATCGGGTAGACGATCTTAGCCATCCACATTGCACAATTGGGTGCTTGAAACCATCCATTGTTATAGAAACGTAGCTTCTGAACATAGCCATTTTTGGCTACATTGCAGCAACAGCGTGAGAAAATTACACTAACAAATGTGTCAAAACAAAAGAATAAGTAACAAACAACCATCCAAACAAATCAGAATACCGCGCAATGGTGAGGCAGTCCTGTTCCATGATCAACGACAACAATTTCCGTTGCATTGCACCTGATCACGTCCTGCCCGAGCTTCGCTCCGGCAGCCTTCAGCCCCTTCAAAGAGACTGCCTGGTTGAAGAGGTTAAGTACAGGCACCTTCGAAGCTGAGGGCAGCTTTCCTGCTGGCAAGAACTGCCTGAAATCGTCTTTCAGCAATGGCACCTCGAAGTCGCCCTTGTCGTGCCTGACCACATTGTCCTTGGCACTGATGTGGGCCCCAGGCTCCATGTGGTTGGTTGAGAAACTGCGCTGATTGGGAAAGTTGGGATACAGGCTAACATATCCTCTCAAGTACATCATGTCAATGAGAAACTTCTTCCATGAAGCTTGCCAACCGTTAGTTCTTGACTTGGGAATCTGAACTGGGTTTTGCTTGGCGTCTTCTGTAAACCGCATGTTCATGTAGACGTAGAATTCTCTCCATTGCTTGGGGAAGAAAACAGCTCCCCAGCTGCATGGCAGTTGATGGAAGTATGGAGTGTTTGGATGGATTTGTTTGAAGAAATCCGTTGCATTCCATTTGGGTCTCTCCTTTACAACTTCAACTATCCGTGGGGTGTATAGAGAGATTGATGAAAGCTCAGGGAGTGAGATCTGTGGGTCGTAGTGGTAGGCCAGGAGGGCGTACTTGATCCACAAGTAGTAGTATGGAGAGACTTCAATGTCATCTTCGAGGAGGAGGCCAAAATCATCGTCAGATGACGGGTACCAGCTCTCACTGACGGCACGGATTAGTCCACCTTGGATGATCCGTCTCCGGAGGGACTTGGGTCCGTGGGGCCACTTGAATGAGCCCACCAGCTTGATGGTCTCCTCATCGACTTTGCTGTCCATGTTGAAGCTGATAGAGATCTCATCTCCCAGATAGTAGGCTTCAGTAAGGGATGTGAGAAGCCTTTGGAGAGACGAAGCGCGGTTTTGGGTGATGATGTTTATGGAGATCCGCATCCGATTCCAATCTGCAGACAGTAAGGAAAATGATTCGAATGATTAATGATAGGGAAGAAGATAAGTCGATTGATCAGGTGGATCCCGCCATGTAGATGAACCTGGCCCAGAATCAGGACAGTCAGCGTATCGGCTGGGTCGCAAATAGTGTAAGGTTTCAAAAAACTGTCAGTGGTTCATATTTAAAatacatgtgtgacccacctgatgggtggaCCAGGCTGTCTATATGGTTTGGGCCCACCTGGTGCGCAAGGTGGATGTCACAGAACAGGGTTTTCCATGAACAGAGATGAACAGAACAGATCAGAACAGAACAGAGAAGTTATGAATCTTACTAGGCAAAGCGGTTGACCGTAGATCAGCCATCCACAGAACCTTGGGCACTGCAGACCGTGGCAGAAGAACCAGCGTTGAGCGGTTCTGATTGCTCTCAGCTGCCATCTTCAAAGCACTCTTCACATTCGAATCAATATCAGCTACCGTGATAAGCAAGCTCGGATTGTGAATTTTAATCAGTCCTTTCATGCTTGAGTACACAGATTGCAAGACAGGCACCTCTGAATTCGATACTCCCGCGATAGCGCCCACCCCCAAATCAAAGATCTTGAATCGCCTTTCTCGGCAGACCAACTTTGGCCAGTTTAGAACAGCCGCGGCCGCTTCACAAGGACAGTGACCACCTCCCGACACAACAATATAAGCCTTCTTGCCAACGGTCAACCGGAACTTCTCTAGAAGTGGCGCGAGTGCTTTTACTTCTTCTAGAGAATGAGCGTAGAAAAGTACGTCTATCTTCTGAGGATACATTGTGGCCCACTGAGTTACGTAACCAGTGGAGAGGGCCCGCCACCATTGATCGTCTCGGACTTGAACGATATCTTTGAAAATCACCGTCGTCTCTGAGACATAAGCAAGCCTATGCTCACTATCTCCCCAAGTTTCCTTGTCTTTAGGGTTGATGGGAAGCACAAATGAGCCTGCATTTCTGTATTTCTGAAGCTGATAGCTGCATTTATAATCACAACTCTTAGAAAATGGAGCTAAATCGGTAACTTGGTGATGTTTTTGAGTGAAAATTGGACTATTATGGGAAACCCATCTTGCAATTATTACAAAATATCCCCTTAGTATGAATTACAATATCTGACCAATGCTTTTGAATGAGATATGGTGGATTGAAGTAGTAAAGACTCCTTGTggatgcatttggttgcaccgaccatcatgaaatttcatgataaatcagtctaatttggggcaaattttcattatatttcatgaaatttgatgcaaccaaacacccTTTACCATACACAATGTTTAAAAACTCAATCAAGTACTCATTCAATCAAGACTCCAGCGAATTTGAAAATTTAGAATGCGTTTGGAATAACGATGTTTCGTAATATATTCGTAGAGGAAGCAACCCTGAAATTGAGGTTACATTGTTGAAGTTGAACTCAAAAAGAAATATGATTATGATTGGAAGGAAATTACAATTTTCCTGTTTCCAAATTAGTAGATAacaatttcaatttcattcaacgCTACATCTAAATGCAGCATTAATAGAAATGATATAATTAGTTTcgctgtgtttggttgcaccaaatgtctTGAAATTTCCAAATATcagccaaacacacccttaaataAGTGGAATGATCAAACTGTAATT containing:
- the LOC131240355 gene encoding uncharacterized protein LOC131240355, translating into MRSGEYLEGMISDYVSAKAKPKAHKSSSARLVTFLTCLQFAFAIYATFLLYCMGPAVDLRTKPDLAWATRIAKHWKQFIIQPHVLGNHQENLVLQSEIPIPLEVCENEKIDFSQKKSNDAQMIKFKRELYDEVLEFQKKTSGTETLSGLMRMNSKWDSRRPNVPKITVILNHFKRKTLCSQLDSLLHQTVPFHSIWVLAFGSPNELSLKRIVDSYNNSKISFVSSSYDFKYYGRFQMALQTEADFVYILDDDMIPGKKMLEILSHVAGTEKYQNSVLGSIGRILPFRQKDFSFPSYRKFRSKEAGLYLPDPAYDITVDRIVQVDFLSSSWFLSADLVKTLFVETPFTFITGEDLHLSYQLQKYRNAGSFVLPINPKDKETWGDSEHRLAYVSETTVIFKDIVQVRDDQWWRALSTGYVTQWATMYPQKIDVLFYAHSLEEVKALAPLLEKFRLTVGKKAYIVVSGGGHCPCEAAAAVLNWPKLVCRERRFKIFDLGVGAIAGVSNSEVPVLQSVYSSMKGLIKIHNPSLLITVADIDSNVKSALKMAAESNQNRSTLVLLPRSAVPKVLWMADLRSTALPNWNRMRISINIITQNRASSLQRLLTSLTEAYYLGDEISISFNMDSKVDEETIKLVGSFKWPHGPKSLRRRIIQGGLIRAVSESWYPSSDDDFGLLLEDDIEVSPYYYLWIKYALLAYHYDPQISLPELSSISLYTPRIVEVVKERPKWNATDFFKQIHPNTPYFHQLPCSWGAVFFPKQWREFYVYMNMRFTEDAKQNPVQIPKSRTNGWQASWKKFLIDMMYLRGYVSLYPNFPNQRSFSTNHMEPGAHISAKDNVVRHDKGDFEVPLLKDDFRQFLPAGKLPSASKVPVLNLFNQAVSLKGLKAAGAKLGQDVIRCNATEIVVVDHGTGLPHHCAVF